GCAGAAACAAATCTACGGTCGCACCGGAGAAGTACAAAGCCGTGATTTAGGAATTAGAGGTGGTACAGAGAAAGCTAATTTTAACTTTAACTACGCACATTACGATGAAAAGGCGATTATGCTGGGGTCTGATTTTAAGAGAGACAACTTATCTCTTGCTTTAAAAAGTAAAGCCAGTGACAAGATTGATCTTGCTTTCACAATGCGTTATTCTAATACAGAAATTAACGGAGGAGGAGCGAATGAACAAAATGAGTTTTCATCAAATGACTCCCGCTTAAGACATGCTGTTGGATATTCGCCAATTCCAATGCCGGGATTGACTACCGATGATACTGACGAGGCAGTTTCGGGTTATCTTATAAATCCGTTCGTATCTGTAGCAGATAATGATCGTCAGCAGCTTAGAAAAAACTTTAATATGCTTGGAAGTTTTTCATGGAAACTAACAGATAAACTGGTTTTTAAAACAGACTTGGGTTTAAATAATTACAGTAATTTAGATTACCGTTTTTACGGACGTACTACTTATTATGTGGCAAATAAACCTTCAGGAGCTTTGCAGGGAATGCCGGCTATTATTATTACGGACAGAAAAGATGTAACATTTAGAAATGCCAATACCCTGAATTATGATTTCAAAAAGACATTAGGAGACAATCATAATTTAAAAGTACTTGTTGGAGAAGAAATGATCGATACAGAACGAAATGAAGCAACTTCTGTAGTGCAGGGATTACCTAAGTTTTTTGATTTTTCTCAGGCTCAAAAGCTTACCTCACAAGGAACACCAATTGTGTTTGATAATTTCTATTTTCCGGATGATAAATTGTTGTCATTCTTTGGTCGTGTAAATTATGACTTTAAAGATCGTTATATATTTTCAGCAACCTACCGTGCCGATGGTTCCAGTAAGTTTTTAGGAGACAATAAATGGGGATTCTTCCCGGCTGCTGCTGCTGCGTGGAAAATTTCAGAAGAAAGCTTTTTGAAAAATGTAGATTGGTTAAGCTCACTGAAAATACGATTTAGTTATGGTGAGGCAGGAAATAATAATATCCCGACAGGTCAGACTGTTCAGAATTTTCAATCAGGTCAGTCTGCATGGATTAATGGGGTAAGTAATTATTGGGCTACATCGCCGGTAATGGCTAATCCTGATTTGAAATGGGAAACAACTGTAACTCAAAACCTTGGTTTAGATTTTGATTTTTTCAAAAACCGTATCAATGGTTCATTCGAATTCTATAAAAATAAAACAAAAGATCTTCTGATTAATTTTCCTGTAGCGGGTTCCGGATATGAGACACAATACAGAAACATGGGAGAAACGCAAAACACAGGATTTGAGGCAACTTTGAATGTTACAGCAATACAGAAAAAAGACTATGGTTTAAACTTCTCATTTAATGTCGGAATAAATAAAAACCGAATCAACTCACTTGGAGTAATGAATGATTTTACAGTTTCAAGTTCTTGGAACAGTGATATTGTTGGAGATTATTTAGTAGCAGTAGGGCAGTCTATCGGTACCATGTACGGATACAAAAGCGACGGACGCTATGAGGTTTCTGATTTTGATTATGATGGTTCAAAATACACCTTAAAATCTGGTTTGGTAAACAGTTCAGGTGTAGTAGGAAGTGTACAGCCAGGTTATATGAAATTGAAAGATTTGAATGGCGATAATGTAGTAGACTCAAAAGATCTTACCATAATTGGTAATTCAAATCCAAAATACAATGGTGGTTTTATTATTAATGGTAATGTTTACGGTTTTGATCTTTCGGCTTCATTTAACTACAGTGTAGGAAATGATATTTATAATGCTAATAAAGTAGAGTTTACATCTTCTACTCCAAGAGGTCAGTATAGAAATCTAAGTTCAGAAATGGCAGATGGTCAGAGATGGACAAATTTAAATCCAACAAGCGGTCAATTAGTTACAGATCCTGCAGAGTTAACAGCCTTAAATGCTAATACAACAATGTGGTCACCATACATGAGTCGTTTTGTAACATCAGACTGGGCAATTGAGGATGGCTCTTTTTTAAGACTTAATACACTTACTTTAGGTTATACCACTCCGGAATCATTTACTTCTGCAGCTGGTATTGCTAAATTGAGGTTTTACCTGACAGCAACAAATGTTTTTCTTATTACCAACTACTCAGGGCCAGATCCTGAAGTTTCAACAAGAAGAAAAACGCCGCTTACACCGGGTGTAGATTATTCAGCTTATC
The sequence above is drawn from the Flavobacterium sp. N2038 genome and encodes:
- a CDS encoding SusC/RagA family TonB-linked outer membrane protein, whose protein sequence is MNFKDLLNKGANFCSALVFLLCLLMSSQVNAQTPTIEGTVRDAAGLSLPGVNVLEKGTKNGVSTDFDGRYKIKLTNPKAILTFSFIGFKSTEVSASGKNKVDAVLQEDSNNLNEVVVIGYGTAKKGDLTGAISTLSGNEVRKTPIANVAEALTGRIAGVQVISSEGSPDSEIKIRIRGGGSLTQDSSPLIIVDGFPVNSLNDISPSDIETYTTLKDASSTAIYGSRGANGVILVTTKSGKDGKIAVNFNMFYGMKKMAEEIDVLEPEDFVKWQYEYALLAKKQDSYEKYFGNWQDYDMYKGVKGDNWQKQIYGRTGEVQSRDLGIRGGTEKANFNFNYAHYDEKAIMLGSDFKRDNLSLALKSKASDKIDLAFTMRYSNTEINGGGANEQNEFSSNDSRLRHAVGYSPIPMPGLTTDDTDEAVSGYLINPFVSVADNDRQQLRKNFNMLGSFSWKLTDKLVFKTDLGLNNYSNLDYRFYGRTTYYVANKPSGALQGMPAIIITDRKDVTFRNANTLNYDFKKTLGDNHNLKVLVGEEMIDTERNEATSVVQGLPKFFDFSQAQKLTSQGTPIVFDNFYFPDDKLLSFFGRVNYDFKDRYIFSATYRADGSSKFLGDNKWGFFPAAAAAWKISEESFLKNVDWLSSLKIRFSYGEAGNNNIPTGQTVQNFQSGQSAWINGVSNYWATSPVMANPDLKWETTVTQNLGLDFDFFKNRINGSFEFYKNKTKDLLINFPVAGSGYETQYRNMGETQNTGFEATLNVTAIQKKDYGLNFSFNVGINKNRINSLGVMNDFTVSSSWNSDIVGDYLVAVGQSIGTMYGYKSDGRYEVSDFDYDGSKYTLKSGLVNSSGVVGSVQPGYMKLKDLNGDNVVDSKDLTIIGNSNPKYNGGFIINGNVYGFDLSASFNYSVGNDIYNANKVEFTSSTPRGQYRNLSSEMADGQRWTNLNPTSGQLVTDPAELTALNANTTMWSPYMSRFVTSDWAIEDGSFLRLNTLTLGYTTPESFTSAAGIAKLRFYLTATNVFLITNYSGPDPEVSTRRKTPLTPGVDYSAYPRSRQLVFGLNLNF